In Prunus dulcis chromosome 1, ALMONDv2, whole genome shotgun sequence, the following are encoded in one genomic region:
- the LOC117622762 gene encoding ER membrane protein complex subunit 6, translating to MGGHNDSSASEKKLSEAANVVPTLNAENLQSNMKVIYYSRTFMSIIGGVIAGILGFTGLTGFIFYFLVMAVTSVGLIAKAGFTVHSYFDSWNQIILDGFLGGLLSFVLFWTFAYDIVHIF from the exons ATGGGTGGACATAATGACTCAAGTGCATCTGAGAAGAAATTGAGCGAGGCTGCAAATGTTGTGCCAACCCTCAATGCTGAGAATTTGCAAAGTAACATGAAAGTTATATATTACAG CCGAACATTTATGTCTATCATAGGTGGGGTCATTGCTGGAATTTTGGGATTCACAGGCCTTACtggttttatcttttattttcttgttatgGCTGTCACTTCAGTTGGACTCATTGCCAAGGCAGGGTTTACAGTTCATTCATATTTTGATAGCTGGAACCAGATTATACTTGATGGCTTTCTTGGTGGGCTTTTG TCATTTGTGCTGTTCTGGAC ATTTGCTTATGACATTGTGCATATATTCTGA